One stretch of Camelus bactrianus isolate YW-2024 breed Bactrian camel chromosome 19, ASM4877302v1, whole genome shotgun sequence DNA includes these proteins:
- the SLC2A10 gene encoding solute carrier family 2, facilitated glucose transporter member 10: protein MGHSSSLLPLCASVSLLGGLTFGYELAVISGALLPLQLDFGLSCSEQELLVGSLLLGALLASLVGGFLIDRYGRKQAILGSNLVLLAGSLSLGLASSLAWLVLGRSAAGFAISLSSMACCIYVSELVGPRQRGVLVSLYEAGITVGILLSYALNYALAGTPWGWRHMFGWAAAPALLQSLSLLFLPAGTDEAAAHKDLIPLQGGEATKLGLERPRYSFLDLFRARGNMRGRTTVGLGLVLFQQLTGQPNVLCYASTIFRSVGFLGGSSAVLASVGLGAVKVAATLTAMGLVDRAGRRALLLAGCALMAFSVSGIGLISFAVPMDSGPSCLAEPNATRLSGLPGDSGLPRGLSPPLLPTTGQSPGDPVLSTSEKAKPHPGAGAPTAPPPPALSTAPPAPISPAPGRALLHWTALVCMMVFVSAFSFGFGPVTWLVLSEIYPVEIRGRAFAFCNSFNWAANLFISLSFLDLIGAIGLSWTFLLYGLTAVLGLGFIYLFVPETKGQSFAEIDQQFQRRRFTLSFGHRQSSASVQYSRIEASAAS from the exons ATGG GCCACTCTTCATCCCTCCTGCCCCTGTGTGCCTCTGTGTCTTTGCTGGGTGGCCTGACCTTTGGTTACGAACTGGCAGTCATCTCGGGTGCCCTGCTCCCACTGCAGCTTGACTTCGGGCTAAGCTGCTCAGAACAGGAGCTCCTGGTGGGCAGCCTGCTCCTGGGGGCTCTCCTTGCCTCCCTGGTAGGGGGCTTCCTCATCGACCGCTATGGCAGGAAACAAGCCATCCTCGGGAGCAACTTGGTGCTGCTAGCAGGCAGCCTGAGCCTAGGCCTGGCCAGCTCCCTGGCCTGGCTGGTCCTGGGCCGCTCAGCAGCTGGCTTTGCCATCTCCCTCTCCTCCATGGCCTGCTGTATCTATGTGTCAGAGCTGGTGGGGCCACGGCAGCGGGGAGTGCTAGTGTCCCTCTACGAGGCAGGCATCACCGTGGGCATCCTGCTCTCCTACGCACTCAACTATGCACTGGCCGGTACTCCCTGGGGATGGAGGCATATGTTTGGCTGGGCCGCTGCACCTGCCCTCCTGCAGTCCCTCagcctcctctttctccctgctGGTACAGATGAGGCTGCAGCCCATAAGGACCTCATCCCCCTCCAGGGAGGCGAGGCCACAAAGCTGGGCCTGGAGAGGCCGAGATACTCCTTCCTGGACCTCTTCAGGGCAAGGGGTAACATGCGAGGCCGGACCACGGTGGGGCTGGGGCTCGTGCTTTTCCAGCAGCTGACAGGGCAGCCCAACGTGCTGTGCTACGCCTCCACCATCTTCCGCTCGGTCGGATTCCTTGGGGGCTCCTCAGCTGTGCTGGCCTCTGTGGGGCTCGGTGCCGTGAAGGTGGCGGCCACCCTGACCGCCATGGGGCTGGTGGACCGAGCGGGCCGCAGGGCCCTATTGCTAGCGGGCTGTGCCCTCATGGCTTTCTCGGTCAGTGGCATCGGCCTCATCAGCTTTGCTGTGCCCATGGATTCAGGACCAAGTTGCCTGGCTGAGCCCAATGCCACCAGGCTGTCAGGTCTCCCTGGAGACTCTGGCCTGCCCAGGGGCTTGTCTCCACCTCTGCTGCCAACAACCGGCCAGAGCCCAGGGGATCCAGTCTTGTCAACCTCTGAGAAAGCCAAGCCTCATCCGGGGGCTGGGGCCCCCACCGCTCCTCCCCCACCGGCTCTGAGCaccgcccctcctgcccccattTCTCCTGCCCCCGGGCGCGCCCTGCTGCACTGGACCGCGCTGGTCTGCATGATGGTCTTCGTGAGCGCCTTCTCCTTTGGATTTGGGCCAG TGACCTGGCTCGTCCTCAGCGAGATTTACCCTGTGGAGATCAGAGGGAGGGCCTTTGCCTTCTGCAACAGCTTCAACTGGGCCGCCAACCTCTTCATCAGCCTCTCCTTCCTCGACCTCATCG GTGCCATCGGTTTGTCCTGGACCTTCCTACTCTATGGGCTGACTGCTGTCCTCGGCCTGggtttcatatatttatttgtcccGGAAACAAAAGGCCAGTCATTTGCAGAGATAGACCAGCAATTCCAGAGGAGACG GTTCACCCTGAGCTTTGGTCACAGGCAGAGCTCGGCTAGCGTCCAGTACAGCCGCATCGAGGCCTCTGCAGCCTCCTGA